A single window of Bos javanicus breed banteng chromosome 19, ARS-OSU_banteng_1.0, whole genome shotgun sequence DNA harbors:
- the SPECC1 gene encoding cytospin-B isoform X10: MGNHSGRPEDPEAGSVTATKRTGIPAPRELAVTVSRDRTVPRGPSNSRKVTTSPTSSSTPTPTKHVRAAPPRPRPEHEGAEKAVLESQVRELLAEAKEKDSEINRLRSELKKWMEKRTQDSEGGDALDSSVDGASVLPGDSEPLIRALEEKNKSFQKELAELEEENRALKEKLTYFEHSPDSEGGASHTGDSSCPTSVTQESSFGSPTGNEALSEIDVYRKNPHEGALRTSGSSSSDVTKASLSPDASDFEHIPADTLGPLSPAGSLVKSSKCSAAGSSPNTASELSLASLAEKIHRMEENQHSTAEELQATLQELSDQQQMVQELTAENEKLADEKTLLETSFHQHRERAEQLSQENEKLMTLLQERVKGEEPGAQEGKILELEQKCTEILEQGRFEREKLLSIQQQLTCRLRAVEEEHRGALELVRHLQEVNGELTTRLELEQHSGGPTAEIPAAHQLPVEGLQVENGSLQASLENEEQKTGGASPLGPMAEGCDVQEMLTMARAEKDQLEQSCSELRQELLKAHGEVKRVSSLLAKVEKDYSYLKEICDHQAEQLSRTSLKLQEKASESDAEIKDMKETIFELEDQVEQHRAVKLHNNQLISELESSVMKLEEQKSDLERQLKTLTKQIKDETEEWRRFQADLQTAVVVANDIKVEAQQELRAVKRRLLEEEEKNARLQKALGDAQARGSSMVSVS, from the exons GGTCCGTGACAGCTACCAAGAGGACAGGCATTCCTGCCCCTCGAGAACTTGCCGTCACTGTCTCAAGAGACAGAACTGTGCCACGCGGTCCCTCCAACTCAAGGAAAGTGACGACCAGCCCCACCTCTTCCAGCACGCCCACCCCCACCAAGCACGTGCGGGCTGCTCCCCCAAGACCCCGGCCGGAGCATGAAGGTGCAGAGAAGGCTGTGCTCGAGTCCCAGGTCCGGGAGCTCTTGGCAGAAGCTAAAGAGAAAGACAGTGAGATCAACAGGCTCCGAAGTGAACTCAAGAAATGGATGGAGAAACGGACTCAGGACAGTGAAGGCGGGGATGCTTTGGACTCCAGTGTGGACGGAGCATCAGTCTTGCCAGGTGACTCGGAACCTTTGATCCGAGCCCTTGAGGAGAAGAACAAGAGCTTCCAGAAAGAGCTCGCAGAGCTCGAGGAAGAAAACCGGGCCTTGAAAGAGAAACTGACTTATTTTGAGCATTCCCCAGATTCAGAGGGGGGAGCAAGTCACACCGGGGACAGCAGCTGCCCGACGTCCGTAACTCAGGAGTCCAGCTTCGGGAGCCCGACGGGGAATGAGGCGTTGAGTGAAATTGATGTGTACAGAAAAAACCCACATGAGGGTGCCCTGCGGACATCAGGCTCTTCCAGCAGTGATGTCACCAAGGCCTCCTTGTCCCCGGATGCCTCTGACTTCGAACACATCCCAGCAGACACCCTGGGGCCCCTGTCCCCTGCTGGGAGCCTTGTCAAGAGCTCCAAGTGCTCGGCAGCCGGCAGCTCCCCAAACACAGCGAGCGAGCTGTCCTTGGCGTCCCTGGCAGAGAAGATCCACAGGATGGAGGAGAACCAGCACAGCACGGCTGAGGAGCTGCAGGCCACGCTGCAGGAGCTGTCTGACCAGCAGCAGATGGTGCAGGAGCTGACGGCTGAAAATGAGAAGCTGGCGGATGAGAAGACGCTCCTGGAAACGTCCTTCCATCAGCACCGGGAGAGGGCGGAGCAGCTGAGCCAGGAGAATGAGAAGCTTATGACCCTCCTGCAGGAGCGTGTCAAGGGCGAGGAGCCTGGCGCCCAGGAAGGCAAGATCCTGGAGCTGGAACAGAAGTGCACAGAGATCCTGGAGCAGGGCCGCTTCGAGCGCGAGAAGCTGCTGAGCATCCAACAGCAGCTGACGTGCCGCCTGCGCGCCGTCGAGGAGGAGCACCGCGGTGCCCTGGAGCTGGTCCGGCACCTGCAGGAGGTGAATGGGGAGCTGACCACCCGCCTGGAGCTGGAGCAGCACAGCGGCGGCCCCACAGCCGAGATCCCAGCAGCGCATCAGCTTCCCGTGGAAGGGCTCCAGGTAGAGAACGGGTCTTTGCAGGCCTCCCTGGAGAACGAGGAGCAGAAAACTGGAGGGGCCAGCCCCCTGGGGCCCATGGCTGAGGGCTGCGACGTCCAGGAAATGCTGACCATGGCTCGAGCTGAGAAGGACCAGCTGGAACAGTCCTGCTCGGAGCTCAGGCAGGAGCTGCTGAAGGCACATGGAGAGGTGAAGCGCGTTTCAAGCCTGCTGGCCAAG GTGGAAAAGGATTACTCTTACCTAAAGGAGATCTGCGATCACCAGGCAGAGCAGCTGAGCAGAACCAGCCTGAAGCTACAAGAGAAAGCATCAGAGAGTGACGCAGAGATCAAAGACATGAAGGAGACCATATTCGAGCTGGAGGACCAGGTGGAGCAGCATCGCGCTGTCAAATTGCACAACAACCAGCTCATCAGTGAGCTGGAAA GCAGCGTGATGAAGCTGGAGGAACAGAAGTCAGACCTGGAGAGGCAGCTGAAGACTCTGACGAAGCAGATAAAG GACGAGACGGAAGAGTGGCGGCGCTTCCAGGCTGACCTGCAGACGGCGGTAGTGGTGGCCAATGACATCAAGGTTGAGGCCCAGCAGGAGCTGCGCGCTGTCAAGCGGAGgctgctggaggaggaagagaagaacgCCCGGCTGCAGAAGGCACTGGGGGACGCACAGGCCCGCGGAAG CTCCATGGTCTCTGTCAGCTAG